From one Lolium rigidum isolate FL_2022 chromosome 4, APGP_CSIRO_Lrig_0.1, whole genome shotgun sequence genomic stretch:
- the LOC124647278 gene encoding cysteine proteinase inhibitor 6-like, translated as MGTCNQLLLAVAAVGCAAAIAMPGAAAEAAPFQPIPNVDAPHIQELGQWAVREHVKQANDGLTFNKVFGGQFEVVAGLRYVFDIDAVGSDGVVGAYTAEVYVQDWTNTRLLVSFN; from the coding sequence ATGGGGACCTGCAACCAGCTCcttctcgccgtcgccgccgtcggttgCGCCGCGGCGATAGCCATGCCCGGGGCGGCAGCCGAGGCCGCGCCCTTCCAGCCGATCCCGAACGTGGACGCCCCCCATATCCAGGAGCTGGGCCAGTGGGCGGTGCGGGAGCACGTGAAGCAGGCGAACGACGGGCTCACGTTCAACAAGGTGTTCGGCGGCCAGTTCGAGGTCGTCGCCGGGCTACGCTACGTGTTCGACATCGACGCTGTGGGCAGTGACGGCGTGGTCGGTGCTTATACCGCGGAGGTGTACGTGCAGGACTGGACCAACACGCGCCTTCTCGTGTCTTTCAACTGA